One Prolixibacteraceae bacterium DNA segment encodes these proteins:
- a CDS encoding RNA polymerase sigma-70 factor: MDSSDSIVLGLLSMGSEKALSKIIMRYNDDLFRYAFSIVKDREMAEEVVSDVFIQLWNQKRRIKEILHLKRYLVTSIRNRALSALSKQKLELCSEEEVHVFPTYSDFRTLEDDVISKEFYEFVMNQIEGLPDRCKEVLVMAKITGLKQAEIAEILSISPKTVENTLSRALKKLHEMVGS, translated from the coding sequence ATGGATTCATCCGATTCAATAGTACTTGGCCTTCTGTCTATGGGTTCAGAGAAAGCGCTAAGTAAAATTATCATGAGATATAATGATGACCTTTTTCGATATGCCTTCTCTATTGTAAAAGATCGGGAGATGGCAGAAGAGGTTGTTAGTGATGTATTTATTCAACTTTGGAATCAAAAACGTCGTATTAAAGAGATATTACATCTGAAACGTTATTTGGTTACTTCTATACGTAATCGTGCTTTATCTGCTTTGTCAAAACAAAAGTTAGAGCTCTGTTCGGAAGAGGAGGTACATGTATTTCCTACTTATAGTGATTTCCGAACTCTTGAGGATGATGTAATATCTAAAGAGTTTTATGAATTTGTAATGAATCAAATAGAAGGCCTTCCTGATCGATGTAAAGAGGTCCTTGTTATGGCAAAAATAACGGGTTTAAAACAAGCAGAGATCGCAGAAATTCTTTCCATATCGCCAAAGACCGTAGAAAATACACTTTCACGTGCATTGAAAAAATTGCATGAAATGGTTGGTTCATAG